The genome window AGCAACCGCATCATCCGCCAGTGTGTGGACTGGCTGCGCAGGAATCCGGGGCCGGTGATCACCGACGATCACAAAGTGGCGCCGCCCTCGCGGCTGGCGATGAAATCCAACATGGAAGAGCTGATCCACCACTTCAAACTCTTCACCGAGGGCTTCCACGTGCCCAAGGGCGAGTGCTACGCTGCGGTGGAACATCCGAAGGGGGAGTTCGGCATCTACCTCGTATCGGACGGGGCCAACAAACCCTACCGCCTGAAAATCCGCGCGCCGGGTTTTGCCCATCTGGCCGCCATGGACGAAATGGCCCGCGGCCACATGATCGCCGATGTGGTGGCCATCATCGGCACCATGGACATCGTGTTCGGGGAGATCGATCGCTGATGTTGTCTGCCGAATCCCTTGCCCGCATCGACCGCGAGATCGCCAAATATCCCGCGGACCAGAAGCAGTCTGCGATCATGGCGGCCCTGCGCATCGCCCAGGAGGAGAAGGGCTGGCTTGCCGAGGAAACCATCCGCTTCGTGGCGGAATATCTGGGCATGCCCCCCATCGCCGCCTATGAGGTGGCCACCTTCTACAACATGTACAACACCCGTCCGGTGGGGCGCTACAAGCTCACCGTGTGCACCAATCTGCCCTGCCAGCTCACCCAGCGCCACGACATCGGCGCCTATCTGCAGCAGAAGCT of Burkholderiales bacterium contains these proteins:
- the nuoE gene encoding NADH-quinone oxidoreductase subunit NuoE, translating into MLSAESLARIDREIAKYPADQKQSAIMAALRIAQEEKGWLAEETIRFVAEYLGMPPIAAYEVATFYNMYNTRPVGRYKLTVCTNLPCQLTQRHDIGAYLQQKLGIGWGETTEDGRFTLVEGECMGSCDGAPLLLVNNHRMLTQLTPEAVDKLLSELE